A segment of the Neisseria chenwenguii genome:
AAATAAGCTTTGCAATACGACGGCTTAGACGGACGGATATAGGTTTTGCTGACAATCGGGCAACTGTCCCGATCACGGGAATAGTGATAACGCGGACATTGCCGAACCTGTACCGTATAACGCATAACGCGGTTCAGTTCCTTAGCATCACAACGACCTGCGCCATGAGCAATCGCGTCGACCAACTGCGGCATGTTCTCTTCATTGCTGGCCGGACACAGCTTCAGGAAATTCAGACGGCCTTTGATGGTGTCCGACAGCTTGCGGTGTTTGATGGAAAAATAACGCTTCAGCGAAGGCGCACACTCGCTGGGACGCTCCCCCGACGACAGGCACAAAGTCGCCTCGCAAGCCAAACGGACATCACCGGTCAGCAGATCGTCTGCCTGAGCCGGCAGAGCCGCCATCAGTGCAACGGCCACAGCCGCCGCAAGTAAACACTTCTTCATATTCACTCCCCATCTGCACAACGGCAGATATTGCATTGATAGACGAAAAAAAGGATAATCACCGTACCCCTACGAGATTATCAATTTCTCTCAAGAAAAAGCCGCTTTGGAAACAAAGCGGTTTTTTCATTGCCACGCGATTGCGCGGACTTCAAATTGACGGCCGACCTGCACGATGTTCACACACAAATCCATATTGCCGCGCATCAGCAAATCCACCTGTTTGGCCGCATCCTTCATCGAACCGTAACGTCCGAGCAGACGTTCACGACATTTTTTCAGACGGCTTTTTTTCGCAAACATTTCAATCTCCTTTCACATTCAGGATTGGTTTTCCAACTTGTCGGCAATGGCATCCGCGTATCCGGCATTACCGTTCATTTCACAAAAATCCACAAACATCTGCCAATGTTCACCGAGAAAATCGGCCAACAGGCGTTTTTCAAAGTTCTCCAGCATAAAGGTTCCTTTCGGTTTTAAGAGTAAAGAAAAAGCCGTCTGAAACACATATTCAGACGGCTTTTGCAAGCACATTAAAAATTCTAGAGATGCTTTTGCATCTGTTCGATTTGAGAAATAGTTTGCAATGCCAGTCTTACATCAAGTTTGGCATCCTCAGGCGAAACATAGCTGTCAAGCGCATAATCCGCTTCATTTCTAGCATTTCTGAGCTTTTCCATCTGACGGCCTATAACCTTCAAATCTTTCCGATCTTGGCATTTGAAAAAATCAATAAGCTGCTTATGGAGAGACATACCCGTTTTATATGCAAAGCCCAAATCATTAAAAGCAAACTTCAATCCCGTGTGATAAACACTGTAATATATACGGCTGACCGCATTACGGTTACATACTTCGCTTTCACCAAGCATGGCTTGCGCACTGTCTGCAAAATCTTGGGGATGAATCATAATCATCAGCTCCCTATTCCATAACCGGGATTGTAAGGACGGCAAGAAATACTGAAATTAATCAGATTTTCATCAACAGATTCCTCCATATCGACCAACATACGGGACAGGGATTCATCTGCTTCGGCAAGCCGTTCCGTATTATTTTCAAAACAAACCATTTTCAACTCAATAAAAATATCGTGCTCGACCGAATAACCGAAAGAATAGGTAGGAATCTGCAAACCTTCTCCTGCAAGCAGTTTTTTGGCGGCCAAAACCGTATCGGCCATGACGGCCTGAGAAACCCCGGTTTGTTTCAACAGCAGATAAATTCTTTCCAATTCGTCTTGCTGGTCAGGCTCCAGCAACTCCATTCGTTTCAGGCGACCGATAATCAAGCCGGCATCATCAACAAATCCGTACAGCATTCCCATGTGTGCCAAAGGTTTGAGGTAAGCAGGATTGTCCGTACTTTGCACAGAATTCAACATCTGCCTGAGATATTCCGTAGCTTCATTGAAAAAACCCATTCGATTCAATCCGTTCAACCGGAAAAAATTTTCCATTACCGGTCTTCCCGCTACAGAAATCAAATCAAAATGTTCATCAAATTCCGTTTTCCGGTTACTGATGGCATCAAGCATACCTAAAATCATGTAACCTACACTACCGTGCGGCGTTGCCAATAAAGACTTGGCATCACGTTCCAAACCCGAAACCAATAAATAAGAGGGTTCCGGCTTTTCCAATGCGCGGTAAAGCCGTTGGAGAGCACTTGGTGCGAGAGTAGCTGCAACAGCCATTTTAAACCTTTCTTAAATTTCCGGTAATTGTATAAGATTTTCTGCGGACAAAAAAAATTCCACATAGCCGATGATATAGAATTTTTCCATTTGTTGGACAGTGCCCGTTACAGTTGAAATGTAAAACCGAGTAAGTCGGTTTAAAAAAGCAGGGCTTGCACCTGCTCCCCGACCTGTCGCCGGTAGCCAGCGTTATCAGCGCACACGGATATAACAGCAACGGGCTGATAAGACCCGAAACCGCGATTGTTCAAAGGCTGCCGCTGCTGATAATTGGTTCACGGCCAAAGTGCTTGTACAGGACATCACACACGCTACGGTATCGTAACCGCTCAGTCTTTTGTTACCCGGCCGCTGAGTTGCCGGCCGTCTGAAACGACGGTAAGAACAAAAGGCCGTCTGAAACATACTTTCAGACGGCCTTTGCATAGGCGGGCATTCCGCTGCCCGTGTTAAGATTGGATTACCACATCTTCTCTTTTCACGAAACTGGAAACGCCCATGAAAAACAACCAAGCCGAATTGCTTGAGAACACCATTATCGCTGTTATTGTCGGATCTCTTTTTTTGATTCAAAACATCCCTCTGTTTGCAGCCTTATGCGTCTTGTTTTCCATCTGTAAACTATGGGAAAACCGTGCAGAAGTGGCAAAGGAATTTAAATGGACATGGCAGCTTTTTGTAACTTCAGCCATCGCGCTGTTTCTTGCCAAAATATCGGCCACCCATCATTTCAACAGCAAATACGGCATTTACCCGGAATATCTCAACCATTCGGTTACCGCATGGACAGCCGTTACCACCTGCACGTTTTTGACACTTCCGCTTTTATGGAACTGCCTGAAATTTTTTCTCATCAGCCTCTGGGAAAAACGGCTTCTAAAATCCCTGAAAAACGGCATCTATGCAATCGCATTCTGCGTCATGTGGTATTTTCTTGCGATAGCTCATGACCAAGCCGTCAAATATGACCGATGGCTGCTGATGTTGGATACTTACCACTATTCGGATTGCCACCCAAACCAAGGCAGCCCTGCTATCCGTAAAAACAGAGAATCCTGCTACCGGTTCATATGGAAATTCCCCTTCGAATTGGAAATACAGGAATATCACTCACTCAAACCATGAGATGCAACCTTTGCACCACCCCAGATCCATAAGTAACCAAATGTTAACCTCGGATATTATCCATATAATCATCAGGTTGGTCATTGCTACAAGAATCATTTTTAAATCAATTTTCA
Coding sequences within it:
- a CDS encoding TrbM/KikA/MpfK family conjugal transfer protein; its protein translation is MKKCLLAAAVAVALMAALPAQADDLLTGDVRLACEATLCLSSGERPSECAPSLKRYFSIKHRKLSDTIKGRLNFLKLCPASNEENMPQLVDAIAHGAGRCDAKELNRVMRYTVQVRQCPRYHYSRDRDSCPIVSKTYIRPSKPSYCKAYFEHGWTTAGDAVRYVGEEKNGGKWVDVR